From the Alloalcanivorax dieselolei B5 genome, one window contains:
- a CDS encoding ABC transporter ATP-binding protein: MGATISINGITHHYKAGADPVLQNIENRIDSGECVVLIGRSGCGKSTLLHLIAGLLQPSEGCVKINGHQVVRPMAKWNMMFQKPSLYPWMNVRQNAGLGLEFAGRPKAEIRGRVDELLTLVGLSEYSDANVRSLSGGQQQRVALARSLATNPEVLLLDEPFSALDAFTRASLQKEVAAICRDFGITLVTVTHDIDEAILMADRVMIMNRNPGRIEHEFEVALDWPRDTAGVDFQARRRVLMEQFERSENVTPMGKPSRDRVALRRVGG; encoded by the coding sequence ATGGGCGCGACGATCAGCATCAATGGTATTACCCACCACTACAAAGCCGGCGCGGATCCGGTTTTGCAGAACATCGAAAACCGCATCGACAGCGGCGAATGCGTGGTTCTGATCGGCCGCAGCGGCTGTGGCAAATCCACCTTGCTGCATCTGATCGCCGGTTTGCTGCAGCCTTCCGAGGGGTGCGTCAAGATCAACGGCCACCAGGTGGTCCGGCCAATGGCCAAGTGGAACATGATGTTCCAGAAGCCTTCGTTGTATCCGTGGATGAATGTGCGTCAGAACGCCGGCCTGGGATTGGAGTTCGCCGGGCGGCCGAAGGCGGAGATCCGCGGTCGGGTCGATGAACTGCTCACATTGGTCGGCTTGTCGGAGTACAGCGACGCCAACGTGCGGAGCCTTTCCGGTGGCCAGCAACAGCGGGTGGCGCTGGCCCGTTCCCTGGCCACTAATCCGGAAGTGTTGTTGCTGGACGAACCGTTCTCGGCCCTTGATGCCTTTACCCGAGCCAGTCTGCAGAAGGAAGTCGCCGCCATTTGCCGTGACTTCGGCATCACCCTGGTTACCGTTACTCACGATATCGATGAAGCAATCCTGATGGCCGACCGGGTGATGATCATGAATCGTAATCCGGGCCGTATCGAACATGAGTTTGAGGTGGCGCTGGATTGGCCACGGGATACCGCCGGTGTCGACTTTCAGGCGCGGCGACGGGTTTTGATGGAGCAGTTCGAACGTTCCGAAAACGTAACGCCGATGGGCAAGCCTTCCCGGGACCGGGTGGCGCTGCGCCGCGTTGGCGGATGA
- a CDS encoding OsmC family protein: MSTQTSVETVSAYLRPIDRDGLLGFAEKGRANPQARGTNKVHTVCEGQYRTLSYVGDHEPVVVDEPPHLFGQDTAPAPGEIVLSALGGCLAVGITAVATWKQVKLSRLELFLEGDIGNSAAWGAGGAQRIPSQMGFQEVRVKVRVEGDASREELDQIVQHANYFSPVANTIRNPINFSISLAD; this comes from the coding sequence TTGAGCACTCAAACCAGCGTCGAAACCGTTTCCGCTTATCTGCGCCCGATCGACCGCGACGGCCTGCTTGGCTTTGCGGAAAAAGGCCGCGCCAACCCGCAGGCACGCGGCACCAACAAGGTCCACACCGTCTGTGAAGGCCAATACCGTACCCTCAGTTATGTCGGCGATCATGAACCGGTAGTGGTGGACGAACCCCCGCACTTGTTCGGCCAGGACACCGCGCCCGCCCCCGGCGAAATCGTGTTGTCGGCGCTCGGCGGCTGTCTGGCCGTGGGCATCACCGCCGTTGCCACCTGGAAGCAGGTGAAGCTGTCCCGTCTGGAATTGTTCCTGGAAGGTGATATTGGCAACAGCGCCGCCTGGGGCGCCGGCGGCGCCCAGCGTATTCCTTCGCAAATGGGATTCCAGGAAGTACGGGTGAAAGTGCGGGTGGAAGGCGACGCCAGCCGCGAGGAACTGGATCAGATCGTGCAGCACGCCAACTACTTTTCGCCGGTGGCCAACACCATCCGCAACCCGATCAACTTTTCCATCAGCCTTGCCGACTGA
- a CDS encoding acyl-CoA dehydrogenase family protein — protein MNSALQRATDDIAPVDMERVRAIAEGPLAALANRIDHDGYYPLEVLADLGEAGALAAHLESHGQRFDLAVDAMREVSRHCGTTGFLIWAHQVCGLYMEQSGNPHLQGTPLQAHRSGQTFGGTALSNPMKALSGIERMALIAKADGHGGYRVSGSLPWVSHIGPGQYCGALASIRDDKDQPAGELMFLLHCNDHVTLRPCPTFSGMEGSSTWGLRLDQYPVTAEQIIAEPAAPFVSRIRGAFILLQIGMALGVAEGALDSMQEVESQLGHVNQFLHDRPEALRREFDDMGRRLAGLTGTPYATDRDYLLDLLDLRAQGAEFALRAAQSAMLHQGARGYVMSAAAQRRLREAQFVAIVTPAIKHLRWEMDRLSREEWPQ, from the coding sequence ATGAACAGCGCCTTGCAACGAGCCACCGATGACATCGCGCCGGTGGACATGGAACGCGTGCGCGCCATCGCCGAGGGGCCATTGGCGGCGTTGGCCAACCGCATCGATCACGACGGCTACTATCCCCTGGAGGTACTCGCCGATCTCGGTGAGGCCGGCGCCCTCGCCGCCCATCTGGAAAGCCACGGTCAACGCTTTGATCTGGCTGTCGATGCCATGCGCGAGGTCAGTCGCCATTGCGGCACCACCGGCTTTCTGATCTGGGCCCACCAGGTGTGTGGACTGTATATGGAGCAGTCCGGCAATCCTCACCTGCAAGGCACGCCGCTGCAGGCCCACCGCAGTGGCCAGACTTTCGGTGGCACCGCCCTGTCCAATCCGATGAAAGCGTTATCCGGCATCGAACGCATGGCGCTCATCGCCAAAGCCGACGGCCACGGCGGCTATCGGGTATCCGGTTCCCTGCCGTGGGTCAGTCACATCGGGCCGGGCCAGTATTGCGGTGCCCTGGCATCAATCCGCGACGATAAGGACCAGCCCGCCGGCGAACTGATGTTCCTGCTGCATTGCAACGACCACGTCACCCTGCGGCCGTGCCCCACGTTCTCGGGGATGGAAGGCAGCTCCACCTGGGGACTGCGTCTGGACCAGTATCCGGTGACCGCGGAACAGATCATCGCCGAACCGGCCGCGCCTTTCGTTTCACGTATTCGGGGCGCTTTCATTCTGTTGCAGATCGGCATGGCCCTGGGTGTGGCGGAAGGCGCATTGGACAGCATGCAGGAAGTGGAAAGCCAACTGGGCCACGTCAATCAGTTTCTGCATGACCGTCCCGAAGCGCTGCGGCGCGAGTTCGACGACATGGGCCGGCGACTGGCGGGCCTCACCGGCACGCCTTACGCCACCGATCGCGACTATCTGCTGGACCTGCTGGACCTGCGCGCGCAAGGCGCGGAATTCGCTCTGCGCGCGGCGCAGTCCGCCATGTTGCACCAGGGTGCCCGGGGTTATGTGATGAGCGCCGCCGCCCAACGGCGGCTGCGCGAAGCGCAGTTCGTCGCCATCGTCACCCCGGCGATCAAGCATTTGCGCTGGGAAATGGATCGGCTTTCCCGGGAGGAGTGGCCGCAATGA